The following are from one region of the Capsicum annuum cultivar UCD-10X-F1 chromosome 1, UCD10Xv1.1, whole genome shotgun sequence genome:
- the LOC107845873 gene encoding uncharacterized protein LOC107845873 isoform X1, with protein sequence MGQDLYNIKLHGFLVSPFYRLIELETLQKALQEATEAYDKLQANLVATRKNLIDIFTSKDVKATLLDSVERNQLNRPLLTLLDENITTAHSANHVSKMKKEMKKMMKTLTLLEKIFGLWINALI encoded by the exons ATGGGACAAGACCTTTATAACATCAAATTGCATGGATTTCTCGTCTCTCCCTTCTATAG ATTAATTGAACTGGAAACACTGCAAAAGGCCCTGCAGGAAGCAACAG AAGCCTATGATAAATTGCAAGCAAATCTCGTAGCAACAAGGAAGAACTTAATCGATATTTTTACTTCAAAGGATGTCAAGGCAACT CTGTTGGATTCGGTTGAGAGGAATCAACTGAATAGACCCTTGTTGACGCTTCTTGATGAAAACATCACAACTGCACATAGTGCTAACCAT gtgtccaaaatgaagaaagagatgaagaaaatgatgaagacattaaccttacttgagaagatttttgggttgtggataaatgctctaatataA
- the LOC107845873 gene encoding uncharacterized protein LOC107845873 isoform X2, whose product MDFSSLPSIDRLIELETLQKALQEATEAYDKLQANLVATRKNLIDIFTSKDVKATLLDSVERNQLNRPLLTLLDENITTAHSANHVSKMKKEMKKMMKTLTLLEKIFGLWINALI is encoded by the exons ATGGATTTCTCGTCTCTCCCTTCTATAG ACAGATTAATTGAACTGGAAACACTGCAAAAGGCCCTGCAGGAAGCAACAG AAGCCTATGATAAATTGCAAGCAAATCTCGTAGCAACAAGGAAGAACTTAATCGATATTTTTACTTCAAAGGATGTCAAGGCAACT CTGTTGGATTCGGTTGAGAGGAATCAACTGAATAGACCCTTGTTGACGCTTCTTGATGAAAACATCACAACTGCACATAGTGCTAACCAT gtgtccaaaatgaagaaagagatgaagaaaatgatgaagacattaaccttacttgagaagatttttgggttgtggataaatgctctaatataA